A portion of the Sulfuriferula sp. AH1 genome contains these proteins:
- a CDS encoding sugar transferase, whose amino-acid sequence MGKQENGMGYRGKRMMDLVVAGLVLIMACVPMILVAIMVKLTSRGPVLYWSDRVGRDNKLFRMPKFRTMRIDTPAVATHLLGKPEQYLTSIGGFLRKSSLDELPQIWSILVGDMSLVGPRPALFNQDDLISLRTTMGVQHLVPGLTGWAQINGRDELPIPQKVQLDAEYLQNMSWSLDVQILLRTAFKVLKRDGVSH is encoded by the coding sequence ATGGGAAAACAGGAAAACGGTATGGGTTATCGCGGCAAACGCATGATGGATCTGGTGGTGGCAGGGCTGGTGCTGATCATGGCGTGCGTCCCGATGATATTGGTGGCTATCATGGTTAAGCTGACGTCCCGTGGCCCCGTGCTGTACTGGTCGGACCGAGTGGGGCGAGACAACAAGCTGTTCCGTATGCCAAAATTCAGAACCATGCGGATAGACACGCCTGCGGTGGCGACCCATTTGCTGGGCAAGCCGGAACAATATCTGACATCCATAGGCGGATTTCTGCGGAAATCCAGCCTGGACGAGCTGCCGCAAATCTGGAGTATCCTTGTGGGCGATATGAGCCTGGTGGGGCCGCGCCCCGCATTGTTCAATCAGGATGACCTGATCAGTTTGCGCACGACAATGGGGGTGCAGCATCTGGTGCCGGGACTGACCGGCTGGGCGCAGATCAATGGCCGTGATGAGTTGCCCATTCCGCAAAAAGTGCAGCTGGATGCCGAATATTTGCAAAACATGTCATGGTCGCTGGATGTGCAAATCCTGTTGCGCACCGCATTCAAGGTATTGAAACGCGATGGGGTTTCTCATTAA
- a CDS encoding glycosyltransferase family 1 protein: protein MDVSPAIAMKVLFGADIVRYPLTGIGRYAYELGRRLPGAAGIERVRYLRGGSVLDGLPERPAIGRVQQNNAHLRRVVGSLPMFAEVYLRVEALAQKRALRDFNDYVFHGPNYYLPPHPGPCVATFHDLSMFSWPECHPAARVRRMQKELPKIMKRVQVLVTDSEFTRQEVAVYFNWPLRRIVVAPLAASSDYRPMDIIEVAPVLSRWELHFGRYSLFVSSLDPRKNIGMLLDVYERMPHALRLRMPLVVVGFEGWKSEDTIARLRAGERAGWARYLGFVDEASLPALYAGARVFLYPSRYEGFGLPVLEAMAAGTPVICSNAASLPEVAGVDGAVLIAVDDAEALYEALMRALEDDVWCAEARCRGLKRAAEFSWDKTVAATLIAYKLAGQ, encoded by the coding sequence GTGGATGTATCACCTGCCATCGCAATGAAGGTATTGTTTGGTGCGGATATCGTCCGCTACCCGCTAACGGGAATCGGCCGTTATGCTTATGAATTGGGGCGGCGTTTGCCGGGCGCCGCAGGCATTGAGCGCGTGCGTTATTTACGTGGTGGCAGTGTGCTTGACGGGCTGCCAGAGAGACCTGCCATCGGACGTGTTCAGCAAAATAATGCGCATTTGAGACGTGTAGTTGGCAGTTTGCCGATGTTTGCTGAGGTATATTTGCGTGTTGAGGCGCTTGCGCAAAAGCGAGCATTGCGTGATTTCAATGATTATGTTTTTCACGGGCCTAATTATTATTTGCCACCTCACCCTGGGCCTTGTGTAGCAACTTTCCACGATTTGTCCATGTTTTCGTGGCCTGAATGCCATCCTGCTGCACGCGTACGGCGCATGCAAAAAGAGCTGCCTAAAATCATGAAACGGGTTCAGGTATTAGTAACCGATTCCGAGTTTACTCGCCAGGAGGTTGCTGTTTATTTCAACTGGCCATTGAGGCGAATTGTGGTTGCTCCTTTGGCAGCATCATCCGATTATCGCCCTATGGATATTATTGAAGTGGCACCTGTTTTGTCACGATGGGAGCTGCATTTCGGGCGCTATTCGCTTTTTGTCAGCTCACTGGACCCGCGTAAAAACATAGGCATGTTGCTCGATGTGTACGAGAGGATGCCTCATGCTTTGCGGTTACGGATGCCATTGGTCGTGGTGGGGTTTGAGGGCTGGAAGAGCGAGGATACGATTGCACGGCTGAGAGCGGGTGAACGTGCTGGATGGGCGCGTTATCTTGGGTTTGTGGACGAGGCCTCATTGCCGGCTTTATATGCTGGTGCCCGTGTTTTCCTCTATCCATCACGTTATGAGGGTTTTGGTTTGCCTGTGTTGGAGGCAATGGCTGCGGGAACCCCGGTTATTTGCTCAAATGCGGCTTCTTTACCTGAAGTGGCTGGGGTTGATGGTGCCGTGCTTATTGCTGTCGATGATGCCGAGGCTTTATATGAGGCGTTGATGCGGGCTTTGGAAGATGACGTATGGTGCGCAGAAGCCCGTTGCCGTGGCTTGAAGCGGGCAGCTGAATTTTCCTGGGACAAAACTGTAGCCGCGACGCTCATCGCTTATAAGCTGGCCGGACAGTGA
- a CDS encoding glycosyltransferase family 4 protein, producing MRVLHFYKTSFPDTMGGIEQVINQIARGAQKLGVKTDVLSLTPDRHARTVEIDGYLAHRAKLDLHIASAGFSASAFSRFSQLAKQADVIHYHFPWPFMDVVHFATRVKKPALVSYHSDIIRQKYLLKLYSPLMFKFLGNVDHIVAASPNYLASSHVLKRFADKVSVIPYGLDKSSYPHPSSDRLAYWREKIGPKFFLFVGVLRYYKGLHILLAAAQGTDYPIVIVGAGPLEQELKAQAARLGLRNIYFLGRLPDEDKAALLSLCYGFVFPSHLRSEAFGISLLEGAMYGKPMISCEIGTGTTFINIANETGLVVPPDDPVAFRQAMRYLWEHPEMAADMGKRAEDRYWKQFTADQMVQSYVALYSDLVKRYRQ from the coding sequence ATGAGGGTGCTACATTTTTACAAGACTTCCTTCCCGGATACGATGGGAGGTATTGAGCAGGTGATTAATCAGATCGCCAGAGGTGCGCAGAAACTGGGTGTCAAAACTGATGTGCTTTCGCTCACGCCTGATCGTCATGCTCGCACAGTTGAAATCGATGGCTATCTGGCGCATCGTGCCAAACTTGATTTGCACATTGCTTCGGCAGGCTTTTCTGCTTCTGCCTTTTCGCGTTTTTCACAGCTGGCAAAGCAGGCAGATGTCATTCATTACCACTTTCCCTGGCCATTTATGGATGTAGTTCACTTTGCGACCAGGGTGAAAAAGCCAGCGTTGGTGTCCTACCATTCGGATATTATTCGTCAGAAATATCTGCTTAAGCTTTATTCTCCGTTAATGTTTAAATTTTTGGGTAATGTTGATCATATTGTGGCCGCCTCACCCAATTATCTTGCCAGCAGTCATGTGCTGAAAAGATTTGCAGATAAGGTTAGTGTGATTCCATATGGCTTGGATAAGTCTAGCTATCCTCACCCCTCGTCCGATAGATTGGCATATTGGCGTGAAAAAATCGGGCCGAAATTTTTCTTGTTTGTAGGCGTGCTTCGCTACTACAAGGGTTTGCATATCTTGTTGGCAGCGGCACAAGGCACTGATTATCCAATAGTGATAGTCGGTGCCGGGCCGCTTGAGCAGGAGTTGAAAGCGCAAGCGGCACGGCTTGGTTTGCGTAATATTTATTTTCTGGGACGCTTGCCTGATGAGGACAAGGCCGCATTGTTAAGTTTGTGTTATGGATTTGTTTTCCCTTCGCATCTGCGCTCGGAAGCTTTTGGCATCTCGCTGCTAGAGGGTGCAATGTATGGCAAGCCGATGATTTCTTGCGAAATTGGTACTGGTACGACCTTTATTAATATTGCGAATGAAACAGGGCTGGTTGTGCCGCCTGATGATCCAGTGGCATTCCGTCAAGCGATGCGTTATTTGTGGGAACACCCTGAGATGGCCGCGGATATGGGCAAGCGTGCCGAAGATCGATACTGGAAACAATTTACAGCGGATCAAATGGTGCAGTCGTATGTGGCGTTATATAGCGATTTAGTGAAGAGGTACCGTCAGTGA
- a CDS encoding MalY/PatB family protein: protein MAANSLTFDFDRIISRTGTASEKWDGRQAYFGRADVTPLWVADMDFAAPPAVTEALIARAQHPVYGYTATDDAVYTSLIVWLAQQYGWRVERDWIVLTPGVVPSIYAAVQAMTRPDQGVIVQPPVYAPFFSAVTTNGRALLHNPLRLEQGRYRMDLAQLEHCAQQGAKLLLLCSPHNPVGRVWQRDEFDALLDIARRYRLTIFSDEIHADLVYPEYRHIPLATLTREGDAVITAVAPSKTFNIPGLGLSALIIPDAGIRQAMIAAFARLHVHNSNPFSLIAFTAAYRHGGAWRDALMLYLRDTRDAVMQYLSEHIPGIRAIAAEGTYLLWLDCRELGMSDAQLQAFFVQQCRIGMNPGPIFGQGGSGFMRLNLASPRAVVMEALARVAAALSVPG from the coding sequence ATGGCAGCGAATTCGCTGACTTTTGACTTCGACCGGATCATTTCCCGTACCGGCACCGCCAGCGAGAAATGGGACGGCCGTCAAGCCTATTTTGGCCGTGCCGACGTCACGCCGCTGTGGGTGGCGGATATGGATTTTGCCGCGCCGCCTGCGGTGACCGAAGCGCTGATCGCAAGGGCGCAGCATCCGGTTTACGGCTATACCGCGACTGATGATGCGGTGTATACCAGCCTGATAGTCTGGCTGGCTCAGCAATACGGCTGGCGAGTCGAGCGTGACTGGATCGTGCTGACGCCGGGCGTGGTGCCTTCCATTTACGCAGCGGTGCAGGCCATGACGCGGCCCGATCAGGGCGTGATCGTGCAGCCGCCGGTGTATGCGCCGTTCTTCAGTGCGGTGACGACCAATGGCCGGGCCTTGCTGCACAATCCGCTACGCCTGGAGCAGGGACGTTATCGCATGGATCTGGCGCAGCTGGAACACTGCGCGCAGCAGGGGGCGAAGCTGCTGCTGTTGTGTTCGCCGCATAATCCGGTCGGGCGCGTCTGGCAACGCGATGAATTCGACGCGCTGCTCGATATCGCCCGCCGTTATCGGCTGACGATTTTTTCTGACGAGATCCATGCCGATCTGGTTTATCCGGAATACCGGCATATCCCGCTGGCGACGCTGACGCGCGAGGGCGATGCCGTCATTACCGCCGTTGCGCCGAGCAAGACGTTCAATATCCCCGGCCTCGGGCTGTCGGCGCTGATCATTCCCGATGCCGGGATACGGCAGGCGATGATCGCGGCATTTGCCCGTCTGCATGTGCATAACAGCAACCCGTTCAGCCTGATTGCATTCACGGCCGCCTATCGGCATGGCGGCGCATGGCGCGATGCGCTGATGCTGTACCTGCGCGACACCCGCGATGCGGTGATGCAGTATCTTTCCGAACATATTCCCGGCATTCGCGCCATTGCCGCGGAAGGCACATATCTGCTGTGGCTGGATTGCCGGGAACTGGGCATGAGCGATGCCCAGCTGCAGGCCTTCTTCGTGCAGCAATGCCGGATCGGCATGAATCCAGGCCCCATCTTCGGCCAGGGCGGCAGCGGCTTCATGCGCCTTAATCTCGCCAGCCCGCGCGCCGTGGTAATGGAGGCATTGGCGAGGGTGGCGGCTGCATTGTCAGTGCCGGGTTAA
- a CDS encoding DUF86 domain-containing protein, with product MSRDKQRLFDYLEHILQAIERIDRYTDDMDEVAFLQSEMAQDAVVRNFEVIGEACHNIEMHFSEFAASHPELPLAFAYQMRNALAHGYFKIDFEIVWKTIQSELAGLYVQVQQLVQDLSH from the coding sequence ATGAGTCGTGACAAACAACGGCTATTCGACTACCTGGAGCACATTTTGCAAGCCATAGAGCGTATTGACCGTTACACTGACGATATGGATGAAGTGGCTTTCTTGCAGAGCGAGATGGCTCAGGATGCGGTGGTTCGTAACTTTGAAGTTATCGGTGAGGCCTGTCATAACATTGAGATGCATTTTTCCGAGTTTGCAGCATCTCATCCGGAATTACCTCTGGCATTCGCTTATCAGATGCGCAATGCGTTGGCGCATGGGTATTTCAAGATCGACTTTGAGATCGTTTGGAAAACCATTCAGAGTGAGCTTGCTGGTTTGTACGTTCAGGTGCAGCAACTGGTTCAGGATTTGTCGCACTAG
- a CDS encoding SDR family oxidoreductase, producing the protein MKVLITGASGFVGSAICSRLAAQDVCAVGAVRSVPKHQISGMEYRIVGSLNAGTDWLAALAGVDIVIHLAARVHVMRENAADPLAAFREVNVAGTERLARAAASSGVKRLVYVSSIKVNGEQTAGVPYSELDVPAPQDSYGVSKYEAEQALRQVALETGLEVVIVRPPLIYGPGVGGNFLRLLKLVSWGVPLPLASVLNRRSMIYLGNFVDALITCATHPAAVGKTYLVSDGEDISTPLLMQYMANLMGKHSWLWPLPSFLLKLAGKMTGLSGEVERLIGSLQIDSSGIRRELGWLPPYSMQQGLSETVRWFEQAGK; encoded by the coding sequence GTGAAGGTATTAATTACTGGCGCTTCTGGATTTGTCGGTAGTGCTATCTGTAGCAGATTAGCGGCACAAGATGTATGTGCGGTTGGTGCAGTTAGGAGCGTGCCTAAACACCAAATATCTGGGATGGAATACCGGATTGTAGGAAGTTTGAATGCTGGAACTGACTGGCTAGCAGCGCTGGCCGGTGTGGATATCGTTATCCACCTCGCCGCGCGCGTTCATGTAATGCGCGAGAATGCCGCTGATCCTCTGGCCGCATTTCGGGAAGTCAATGTGGCCGGAACCGAGCGCCTTGCGCGTGCTGCGGCAAGCAGTGGGGTGAAGCGGCTGGTCTATGTCAGTTCTATCAAGGTGAATGGCGAGCAGACTGCAGGCGTCCCTTACTCGGAGCTGGATGTACCTGCCCCGCAGGATTCGTACGGCGTTTCGAAATACGAAGCCGAGCAGGCGTTGCGTCAGGTGGCGCTTGAGACCGGTTTGGAAGTGGTCATTGTGCGGCCCCCGTTAATATATGGCCCCGGCGTTGGCGGAAATTTTCTTCGCCTGTTGAAGTTGGTGTCGTGGGGCGTGCCGTTGCCGCTGGCGTCGGTTCTCAATCGGCGCAGCATGATTTATCTGGGCAATTTTGTTGATGCGCTGATTACATGCGCGACGCATCCGGCTGCTGTGGGCAAGACGTATCTGGTGAGCGATGGCGAAGACATTTCGACGCCGTTATTGATGCAGTATATGGCGAATTTGATGGGGAAACATAGCTGGTTATGGCCGCTCCCGTCGTTTTTGCTGAAACTGGCCGGAAAGATGACAGGGCTGTCCGGTGAAGTTGAACGGCTGATCGGTTCATTGCAGATTGATAGCTCCGGGATTCGCCGCGAGCTTGGGTGGCTGCCTCCGTACTCCATGCAGCAGGGCTTATCGGAAACCGTGCGCTGGTTTGAACAAGCTGGCAAGTAG
- the gmd gene encoding GDP-mannose 4,6-dehydratase gives MNKIAIITGITGQDGAYLAQSLLEKNYTVYGTYRRTSSVNFWRIAELGVDKHPNMRLVEYDLTDLGSSIRLLQSTEATEVYNLAAQSFVGVSFDQPMTTALITGLGPLNLLEAIRIVNPKIRYYQASTSEMFGKVQAIPQMEDTPFYPRSPYGVAKLYAHWMTINYRESYDIFATSGILFNHESPLRGLEFVTRKITDAAARIHLGKLDCVELGNLDAKRDWGFAKEYVDGMWRMLQVDVPGTFVLATNRTETVRDFVRMAFKGVGITLEFKGSAENETAIDTATGKVVMRVNPKFYRPTEVELLIGDPAKAKAKLGWEPKTTLEELCRMMVEADVRRINDGFSF, from the coding sequence TTGAATAAAATCGCAATTATAACCGGCATTACCGGTCAAGATGGAGCCTATCTGGCACAGTCGTTGTTGGAAAAAAACTACACGGTTTATGGCACATATCGCCGTACCAGCTCGGTCAATTTCTGGCGTATAGCAGAGCTGGGTGTGGATAAGCACCCCAATATGCGTCTGGTTGAGTACGATCTGACGGATTTGGGTTCCAGTATTCGTTTACTGCAAAGCACCGAGGCGACTGAGGTGTATAATCTGGCGGCGCAGAGTTTTGTGGGGGTGTCGTTTGATCAGCCGATGACCACTGCGCTTATTACCGGATTGGGGCCATTGAATCTGCTCGAAGCGATTCGTATTGTTAACCCTAAAATCCGTTATTATCAGGCTAGCACGTCGGAAATGTTTGGTAAGGTGCAGGCGATTCCGCAAATGGAAGACACTCCTTTCTACCCACGCAGCCCATATGGTGTGGCCAAGCTGTATGCGCACTGGATGACGATTAATTACCGCGAGAGCTACGATATTTTTGCTACCAGCGGGATTTTGTTTAACCATGAGTCGCCGTTGCGTGGCTTGGAATTTGTGACTCGCAAGATCACGGATGCTGCGGCGCGTATTCATCTGGGCAAGCTGGATTGCGTGGAACTGGGTAATCTGGATGCCAAGCGTGATTGGGGCTTTGCCAAAGAGTATGTTGATGGTATGTGGCGTATGCTGCAGGTGGATGTGCCGGGGACTTTCGTGCTGGCGACCAATCGTACTGAAACGGTGCGTGATTTCGTGCGTATGGCATTTAAGGGCGTTGGCATTACGCTTGAGTTTAAAGGTTCGGCTGAAAATGAAACGGCTATTGATACCGCCACAGGCAAGGTCGTGATGCGTGTTAATCCCAAATTTTACCGCCCGACTGAGGTTGAGTTGCTTATTGGTGATCCTGCCAAAGCCAAAGCCAAGCTGGGTTGGGAGCCTAAGACTACATTGGAAGAATTATGCCGGATGATGGTGGAGGCCGATGTGCGCCGCATTAATGACGGGTTCTCGTTCTGA
- the ovoA gene encoding 5-histidylcysteine sulfoxide synthase, with product MDLAHTSLFPRTPLLNGSGVEATRSAIRDYFHATFTRYEQLFETLACDAAYFEKPISLRHPLIFYFGHTATFFINKLLQAGLVTERINPQFESMFAVGVDEMSWDDLNDKHYPWPSVAEVQAYRDQVRAAVDAVIARAPLSLPIDWQHPWWTIVMGIEHERIHLETSSVLIRQQRLEWVQPHPAWAPCKLTGEAPRNELVSISAGTVRLGKSRADGIYGWDNEYGEHVAEVAEFQAGRYLVSNREFLEFVEANGYCTDAWWDEEGCGWRQFSRAQQPTFWHRVGATWQLRLMTELVAMPWDWPVEVNYHEAKAFCNWKAAQSGQAVRLPTEDEWYRLYDVSGVAEVPANSPAPANLHLDHWVSACPVTQFAHGELYDVVGNVWQWTETPIYPFAGFEVHPMYDDFTTPTFDGRHNLIKGGSFIACGNESRRDARYAFRRHFFQHAGFRYVVSDIPATVPNVYYESDKQLSEYAEFHYGDEYYGVANFPRTLTQIAIAVMAGKPMRKALDLGCATGRATFELARQFDEVTGVDFSARFINLGVQLAQTGSIRYTLVDEGELVSYKTRDLTTMGLAAVRDKVQFMQGDACNLKPILTGFDLILAANLIDRLYDPAQFLANVHERLNLGGILLIASPYTWLEEHTRRQDWVGGYKKDGENFTTLDGLKAMLGENFRLVAAPQDVPFVIRETRRKFQHTLSEVTLWERIK from the coding sequence GTGGATTTAGCACACACTTCCTTATTTCCGCGTACGCCGTTACTCAACGGCAGTGGCGTGGAGGCCACCCGTTCCGCCATCCGCGACTATTTTCATGCGACGTTTACGCGTTATGAGCAGCTGTTCGAGACGCTGGCCTGCGATGCGGCCTATTTCGAGAAGCCGATCAGCCTGCGGCATCCGCTGATTTTCTATTTCGGCCATACCGCGACCTTCTTTATCAACAAGCTGTTGCAGGCGGGGCTGGTAACCGAGCGCATCAACCCGCAATTCGAATCGATGTTTGCGGTGGGTGTCGATGAAATGAGCTGGGACGATCTCAATGACAAGCATTATCCGTGGCCGAGTGTCGCCGAAGTGCAAGCGTATCGCGATCAGGTGCGCGCGGCGGTGGATGCGGTGATTGCGCGTGCGCCGCTGAGTTTGCCGATAGACTGGCAGCATCCGTGGTGGACGATTGTGATGGGGATAGAGCACGAGCGCATCCATCTGGAAACGTCGTCGGTATTGATACGCCAGCAGCGGCTGGAATGGGTGCAGCCGCATCCGGCATGGGCGCCGTGCAAACTGACGGGCGAGGCGCCGCGCAACGAGCTGGTGAGCATCAGTGCGGGCACAGTGCGTCTGGGCAAGAGCCGGGCTGACGGCATTTACGGCTGGGATAACGAATACGGCGAGCATGTGGCGGAAGTCGCCGAATTTCAGGCCGGTCGTTATCTGGTGAGCAATCGCGAGTTTCTGGAATTTGTCGAGGCGAACGGTTATTGCACCGATGCGTGGTGGGATGAGGAGGGCTGCGGCTGGCGCCAGTTCAGCCGGGCGCAGCAGCCGACATTCTGGCACCGTGTAGGCGCTACCTGGCAATTGCGCCTGATGACCGAGCTGGTGGCAATGCCGTGGGACTGGCCGGTCGAAGTCAATTATCACGAAGCCAAGGCGTTCTGCAACTGGAAGGCGGCGCAGAGCGGACAGGCAGTGCGGCTGCCGACCGAAGACGAGTGGTATCGCCTGTACGATGTCAGCGGCGTGGCTGAAGTCCCGGCAAATTCGCCAGCGCCAGCCAATTTGCATCTGGACCACTGGGTCTCGGCGTGCCCGGTAACGCAGTTCGCGCATGGCGAGCTGTACGACGTGGTGGGCAATGTGTGGCAGTGGACGGAAACGCCGATCTATCCGTTCGCCGGCTTCGAAGTGCATCCGATGTACGACGATTTCACCACGCCGACTTTCGACGGGCGGCATAACCTGATCAAGGGCGGCTCGTTTATCGCCTGCGGCAACGAGTCGCGGCGCGATGCGCGCTACGCTTTCCGCCGCCATTTTTTCCAGCACGCCGGTTTCCGCTATGTGGTCAGCGATATCCCGGCGACTGTACCCAATGTGTATTACGAGAGCGATAAGCAGTTGTCGGAGTACGCCGAATTCCATTATGGCGACGAGTATTATGGTGTCGCCAATTTCCCCAGAACGCTGACGCAGATCGCCATTGCGGTGATGGCCGGTAAGCCCATGCGCAAGGCGCTGGATCTGGGCTGTGCCACCGGGCGGGCGACGTTCGAGCTGGCGCGGCAATTCGATGAAGTCACGGGTGTGGATTTCTCGGCGCGCTTTATCAATCTGGGCGTGCAGCTGGCGCAGACCGGCAGTATCCGTTACACGCTGGTGGACGAAGGCGAGCTGGTGTCATACAAGACCCGCGATCTGACGACGATGGGATTGGCGGCGGTGCGCGATAAAGTTCAGTTCATGCAGGGCGACGCATGCAACCTCAAGCCGATTTTGACGGGCTTCGATCTGATTCTGGCGGCCAACCTGATTGACCGCCTGTATGACCCGGCGCAGTTTTTGGCTAACGTGCATGAGCGGCTGAACCTCGGCGGGATATTGCTGATTGCTTCGCCTTATACCTGGCTGGAGGAGCATACGCGACGGCAGGACTGGGTGGGCGGTTACAAGAAAGACGGCGAAAACTTCACAACGCTGGATGGCCTGAAAGCCATGCTTGGCGAAAATTTCCGTCTGGTCGCCGCACCGCAGGACGTGCCGTTCGTGATTCGCGAGACCCGGCGCAAGTTCCAGCATACTTTATCCGAGGTGACGCTGTGGGAGCGGATTAAGTAA
- a CDS encoding GDP-mannose 4,6-dehydratase gives MCAALMTGSRSDMSTNKRALVTGLTGFTGRYVADELAVAGFEVYGIGERLSALPRYTQVDLSDREALHAVVANVNPHVVLHLAGIAFVAADSAEAFYRVNTVGTRNLLEALANEAPNVECVLLASSANVYGNATEGMLDESALPNPANDYAVSKLAMEYMARLWFDRLPIVIARPFNYTGVGQSDVFLLPKIVGHFRQGAKQIELGNLDVFRDFSDVRAVVNAYRRLVQICPAGETINVCSGQSHSLREVLEMVGKIAGYDIEVKVNPAFVRANEVRSLLGSAERLRSIIGAWDSPPLNETLAWMYHLPSQ, from the coding sequence ATGTGCGCCGCATTAATGACGGGTTCTCGTTCTGATATGTCCACAAATAAACGCGCTTTGGTCACTGGCCTGACCGGTTTTACTGGTCGTTATGTGGCGGATGAATTGGCGGTGGCTGGGTTTGAGGTTTATGGTATTGGTGAACGTCTGTCTGCTTTACCACGTTATACTCAAGTTGATTTAAGCGACCGAGAGGCATTGCATGCAGTAGTAGCCAATGTGAACCCTCATGTTGTGCTGCATCTTGCTGGCATCGCTTTTGTCGCTGCGGATAGCGCGGAGGCATTTTACCGTGTGAATACCGTGGGTACGCGGAACCTGCTTGAGGCGCTGGCTAATGAGGCACCCAACGTGGAGTGCGTGCTGTTGGCCAGTAGCGCTAATGTTTACGGTAATGCTACCGAGGGGATGCTTGATGAGTCGGCTTTGCCGAATCCGGCAAACGACTATGCAGTGAGTAAATTGGCCATGGAATATATGGCACGCTTGTGGTTCGATCGGCTGCCGATAGTGATTGCGCGTCCGTTTAATTATACGGGTGTTGGGCAATCAGATGTTTTTTTGCTGCCTAAAATCGTGGGGCATTTTCGGCAGGGTGCAAAGCAGATTGAACTGGGTAATCTTGATGTTTTCCGTGATTTCAGCGATGTTCGCGCGGTTGTGAATGCTTACCGCAGGCTAGTCCAGATTTGTCCGGCTGGTGAGACTATCAATGTCTGTTCTGGCCAAAGTCATTCCTTGCGTGAAGTACTTGAGATGGTAGGGAAAATTGCTGGTTATGACATCGAGGTAAAGGTTAATCCGGCTTTCGTGCGTGCCAATGAAGTGCGCTCGTTACTGGGCTCTGCTGAACGCCTGCGTAGCATCATTGGGGCGTGGGATTCGCCGCCACTTAATGAAACGCTGGCGTGGATGTATCACCTGCCATCGCAATGA
- a CDS encoding nucleotidyltransferase family protein, whose product MKPSEALGINRDDIRRVVAAHRACNPRVFGSVLHGDDVEGSDLDILIDPTPETTLFDIGAIRYELLQLLGVPVDVLTPKALPEKFRAAILAEAVSI is encoded by the coding sequence ATGAAACCATCCGAAGCGCTAGGCATTAACAGAGACGACATTCGCCGTGTGGTAGCTGCGCATCGTGCGTGTAATCCGCGTGTCTTCGGGTCGGTACTCCACGGTGATGATGTTGAGGGGAGTGACCTTGATATCCTGATTGATCCGACACCGGAAACGACGCTATTCGATATTGGTGCGATCAGGTACGAATTGCTGCAGTTGCTTGGCGTACCCGTAGATGTGCTGACACCAAAGGCGCTACCCGAAAAGTTTCGTGCTGCAATACTTGCAGAGGCAGTGTCGATATGA